The following are encoded together in the Zingiber officinale cultivar Zhangliang chromosome 8A, Zo_v1.1, whole genome shotgun sequence genome:
- the LOC122011545 gene encoding receptor-like protein 44: MPSPPLAWWMGILLLLFSPPALAAATMDEACLSSLRRSLVDPDNSLRNWTKANFEAPCNGFTSYLTGVTCNNGRVYKLALSGLSLGGAISPFVANCSNLQSLDLSSNQISGSIPPEISALLNLAVLNLSANRLSGAIPPQLALCAYLNAIDLHANLLSGQIPDQLGLLVRLSSFDVSYNRLEGPIPVLLANRSGVEAAAPRFNASSFVGNPDLYGYPLPPMRGKGLSVLSIVGIGLGSGLLSLVLSFTGVCIWLRVTERTAMMAADDGKISHLMPEY, encoded by the coding sequence ATGCCGTCGCCGCCGCTGGCATGGTGGATGGggatccttctcctcctcttctctccGCCGGCCCTGGCTGCTGCTACTATGGACGAGGCATGTCTCTCTAGTCTCCGTCGGTCACTGGTGGACCCAGACAACAGCCTCCGTAACTGGACCAAGGCTAACTTCGAGGCCCCCTGCAACGGCTTCACCTCCTACCTCACTGGCGTCACCTGCAACAACGGCCGAGTTTACAAGCTGGCCCTCTCCGGGCTCTCCCTCGGCGGCGCCATCTCTCCCTTCGTCGCCAACTGCTCCAACCTCCAGTCCCTCGATCTCTCCTCCAACCAGATCTCCGGCAGCATCCCCCCGGAGATCTCCGCGCTACTCAACCTCGCCGTCCTCAACCTTTCCGCCAACCGCCTCTCCGGGGCCATCCCCCCGCAGCTCGCCCTCTGCGCCTACCTCAATGCCATCGACCTACACGCCAACCTCCTGTCCGGCCAAATCCCCGACCAACTCGGCCTCCTCGTCCGCCTCTCCTCCTTCGACGTCTCCTACAACCGCCTCGAGGGCCCCATCCCCGTGCTTCTCGCCAACCGCTCCGGCGTGGAGGCGGCGGCGCCACGGTTCAATGCCAGCTCATTCGTCGGAAACCCTGACCTCTACGGGTATCCCCTGCCTCCGATGAGGGGGAAGGGGCTGTCAGTGCTCTCAATCGTCGGGATTGGACTCGGCAGCGGCCTACTCAGTCTCGTGCTCAGCTTCACCGGCGTTTGCATATGGCTTCGGGTCACCGAACGGACCGCCATGATGGCTGCCGACGATGGAAAAATCTCCCATTTGATGCCGGAATACTGA